From the genome of Homalodisca vitripennis isolate AUS2020 chromosome 8, UT_GWSS_2.1, whole genome shotgun sequence, one region includes:
- the LOC124367764 gene encoding uncharacterized protein LOC124367764 has product MVIFEDLQKLLLYQRLNLGYECDVCKRKFYNKLDHLHHMSNCKRVSEELKCSKCGKTFGHQKILHMHMQFHNLGKLAQLPAPAPSMNSKAVCEVEELTNSNGDEKIASPIAGNQETERITDTSPPDFPERQTVADVVENILRRNETNTEGNSLTPIKIFQTPKKSPNTSHKAKVRSKPVKKATGLTKVKMEDCLRCDACSCIYIDDKDYYKHMRNFHQVDVTNNLPIPQQKPKRKCRSCCKQCRGAHCTSVKRPRATQRASNLIFKINMQNNIQDRWTRMVSQQLSEYPMPEFQSMPEFQPVPEIKPDPDGITIKPEPDLTHLLSQVEVKIKTEPEDDFYV; this is encoded by the exons ATGGTGATTTTCGAGGATTTACAGAAACTTCTGCTCTACCAAAGACTGAACTTGGGATATGAATGCGATGTTTGCAAGaggaaattttataacaaattggaCCATCTTCACCACATGAGCAACTGTAAAAGAG TTTCTGaagaattaaaatgttcaaaatgtggCAAAACGTTTGGACACCAGAAAATCCTCCACATGCACATGCAGTTCCACAACTTGGGCAAGTTGGCACAATTACCAGCTCCAGCGCCATCTATGAACAGCAAAGCCGTGTGTGAGGTTGAAGAACTGACCAATTCAAATGGCGACGAAAAGATAGCATCTCCAATTGCGGGTAACCAAGAGACTGAAAGGATAACGGATACCTCACCACCAGATTTTCCTGAACGCCAAACTGTTGCTGATGTGGTTGAAAATATACTTAGAAGAAATGAAACAAACACTGAGGGCAACAGTTTAActcctataaaaatatttcagacgCCAAAGAAATCACCTAATACTAGTCATAAAGCCAAAGTCAGATCAAAACCAG TGAAAAAAGCAACTGGTCTGACCAAAGTTAAGATGGAAGACTGCCTACGGTGTGATGCCTGTTCTTGCATTTATATTGACGACAAAGATTACTATAAACACATGCGGAATTTTCATCAAGTCGATGTCACCAATAATTTGCCAATACCACAGCAAAA GCCTAAACGGAAGTGCCGATCTTGTTGCAAACAGTGCCGAGGGGCTCACTGTACCTCGGTAAAGAGGCCTCGGGCGACCCAACGAGCCAGCAACCTCATCTTCAAGATCAACATGCAGAACAACATCCAG GATCGGTGGACACGAATGGTGTCACAGCAACTGAGTGAATATCCGATGCCGGAGTTCCAGTCGATGCCAGAGTTCCAACCGGTTCCGGAGATCAAACCGGATCCAGATGGCATCACAATCAAACCGGAACCAGACCTCACCCATCTGCTCAGTCAGGTTGAGGTGAAGATAAAAACTGAACCAGAAGACGATTTCTATGTATAG